ggagcaaaaacaaaaccaacacagcGCATTTGCGAACAATATTTTACAAGTTACGCTTCACGGCATAATATTATGGAATCCGGAACGGCACGACTAGGTTCTCAGTGTGGTCCACTTTTATCTCCGTAACTGCAACATTTGCCTTTTGCACCATCGTTTTAATCTGCAAACGAAATAAGTTCATCTTAACAAATAGCAACCGCGAACGGACATCGCATTAATGGAGCTTACCATAGCCAGATCGTCCGCAGCTATCGGCACCGAAGCCAACACTGGTTCAGGATTGGGTATATCCTTAAGCAGACTCGAGCTTTCTGCTTGATTCGGATGGTTCACGTTGCTCCACTGCTGCTGTAGCCGCTGCGAGTATAGTTTTATGCGATCATTATATTCGCTAGCTTCCAGCTTTTGCGTATCCATTGCAGCAACATCTATGATATttctacaaaaacaaaccaaaataatGCAGAAGGTAATGGCAGCAAAGCATCGCGCAGCATCGTATCTTACTCAGAAGTTTCTTGTAATATTTTCGCCAGTGCAGACTGTTCATCTTTCTTGGGCACAGAGTTGGGGTACTCCTGCGTAAAGGTTTCATTGTCTCGACGCACTGCTGGACTGTTGCTGACCGGATCGGCAAGAAGATGAGTTCGTTCGCTAGGCTCATTACCCTTTGGGGACAGAAATAGAGAAATAAGTAAGCAGAATGCAACGGCAATTGGAGCAAATAGAAACTACATTCAATCCTAGCGAATGCCACCTACCTGTGCAGACGAAACTTCTTGACAGGAAAAACAACGCGAGGCGTAACCCCACAGCGATCGAACACATTCCATATTTTAGGGGGATTGGACAGTAATATCAAATGTTTAGCGTTGAATAGAAGTGAATAATAATATCGTGTTACGCCTGTATAAAAGCTGTCCGTAGACTTAACGTGACGATGTAAATGGTTGAAGAGTGATAACCATTTCGTACAACAAGCCAAGATGCTCTGACATCAGCCGTCATCTTGCAgtgctttgttttgatttgggaAAGTGAAGCGACATTTACACGTCGGCAGAGTCCATCCGAGTTCCATcaacaaaaatcgaaaaaataaCTGAGTTCCAATCACACTGATTAGTTGTTCGAAGCCTGTAGACACCGTATGTGATATTTACTTTTTATGTTAGGGTGAGCAATAAATATTCCTTTTAGGATaatatcaaaattttatatctTTCAATTCGTATAACCGTACGGTATACAGTAACGCATACTTTTTGCTTAAACTATCCAATTATGTACACTTGGCACGTCGGTCGGTTCCGAGCGATGTGCGCtttcaaaatgtttaaaacaaactTATCAACTTCATTGGAGTCGAGATCAAGGAATGGTTCACTTCGAGCAAGCAAACTTCATCTTAGCAGACGATGGTCACGGAAATAATccttaaaaatacattttgtaGCCCTGACAAGGACTGTTTTACGAAATAGCCAGGGCAATCCGCCTCGTGCCCTTTGATGATCCGCTCAGCTTACTTCTTCGCAGCAGTGGCCTTCTTGGGTGCCGCGGCCTTCTTCGGTTTGGGAGTCTTTGGCTTGGGCGCTCCCGTCTTCTTCGAGGGCTTGGTCGCCTTCTGCTTCGGTGCTGCTGTCGCTGCCTTCTTCACGGTCTTCTTCGCTCCGCTAGCTTTAGCGGCGGCTGGCTTCGGCTTCTTGGCAGCGGCTCCTCCCTCGGCCTTCTTCGctaccttcttcttcttctcaccAGCCGCCTTCTTCGTCGCtggcttcttctttttgtctcCTGCAGCGGCCGCCCTTTTCTTCTGCACGGCggccttcttctttttctccacCACTGGCTTCTTCGCCTCGGCCGACAGTTTGAACGATCCGGACGCTCCTACTCCCTTCGTCTGCACCAGCTTACCACCCGTCACGCCCGTCTTCAGCGCCTTCTTGATGAATGGTCCGAGCTTGGCCACGTCGACCTTGTAGTTGGCTGCCATGTACTTCTTGATGGCCTGCAGGGACGAGCCGTTGCGCTCCTTCAGCGCCTTCAGGGCGGCCACAATCATCGCGTTCACCGGGGGATGCGTCGCGGGCTTCTTCGGCTTCTTCGGTCCTGCGGCGGCTTTGGCCTTCTTCGGGGTCTTGGCCACGGCGgctggggctgctgctgctgcggggaCTGCCATCGCTGTATCTGCCATTGCTGCTCTTTCGATGCTtactttgctttgttttcgaTTGAACGAGTTTGTTTGGGTCTGcgctttcacacacacactgtaatGACGTTTCTGCAGGTAACACCAACACTGCTCGGTATCAGGTCCCTCGAATTGTGGAACCCGACGGGAAACTACCACTCGTGTAACGTTCACTGTCATGGCGTCGCTCTAtgacaatttttaaattaccTTTTGCTATTTCCTCTCCTGTTGCGTTATTTCACTACCGTGTCGCTTAATGTTTATTGCAATTCCAATGCCCAAGATGTTCAGCTTTCTGAAAATGTATCACATGCCGCTATTGGCAATTTCCAAAGCACTCAAAAATGGAGACTAACTCTGAAAAAGTTAACTTTTCAATTGATGGTCTCAATGAAATTGCAAATATTATGGGTTTACCACACTTTTCGGTGGTCAAACTATGCTGAATCTAGTAGCAGAACATCTAATCTATCGATTTGAGTACAGTTTTCCAAGGATCGACTCGATTCGTTGCCATAAACAGGACTTACAAATCGCTGCTGCCGATCCTCGAATCGCCCAATCCGGGCCAGCTCTACGCCGATGGCGAACAAGTTAAATTCATGTAAATAATCTCATTTTGGTCGAAAATACTACAATTTGGGGTGTACAAACTGCCAGAACTCTGATttcccaaataaaaaaatcgtcaaATCGAGTAAAAACCAACATTTCACGATTTTTCACTCCAACATCGCTTCACCGAAGGGCCTCTATGGTTGCGTCGTAGGAAGAATGTAGCGGATTCACGTATGGTACGGCCTACAATAAGATACAAACCTAAGACGAAATTTGACATTGTTGGGAAATGTATGGAGCCATTTTTATGAATGCATGAAATTGTTAATTTCGTTAAAATACTGTTTTCCCAATACATTCATTTTCCCATGTAAACTCAATTGacaatttttgtattttttttattcgtatCGAATGGACCCATATATGCAGCTCATTAAATGCGTTTGATCTTTTGCTgcatttcataaattttattcGATAAACATTTATGAAGCTGCATGAAATCACTTCTTTTGTAAGGATTTgtaatttattaaatattttttcatttttcttttgaagATCAATCATCACCAATGCTGGCCAGTAGATGACCTAGTTTCTATCAAATGCCATGGAGCTGGTGATGCATTGCGTAAACCTATGCAATTATAAGTCAATGTGTAACCAAGCTAGCGCTATTTGACttcaaaatgattttaaattctcatattaaatacaaataaataatttcaagCCTAATGTATTCTTAGTAAATGGGTATTGCCTAATCTTACACCTCGCCAGGTCGCCACCTCCAGCTGTTTGATTTACCTTGCATAGCGAAGTTTATAAATAGAAGCGCAAATGGAAAGCATTACAATTTGATCAAAAAGAAGCATAAGAATAGTAATATATCGTATTGCCATGTTTAGCAAATAAGAAGCTTTGaagtgatttatttatttctaacGACGCAATAGTTTTCACTACCTTCCTCCTTCCAAGAACATTACATTCTTCCTACGACGCAACCATAGAGGCCCTTCGGTGAGGCGATGTTGGAGTGAAAAATCGTGAAATGTTGGTTTTTACTCGATttgacgatttttttatttgggaaATTAGAGTTCTGGCAGTTTGTAGACCCCAAATTGTAGTATTTTCGACCAAAATGAGATTATTTACATGAATTTAACTTGTTCGCCATCGGCGTAGAGCTGGCCCGGATTGGGCGATTCGAGGATCGGCAGCAGCGATTTGTAAGTCCTGTTTATGGCAACGAATCGAGTCGATCCTTGGAAAACTGTACTCAAATCGATAGATTAGATGTTCTGCTACTAGATTCAGCATAGTTTGACCACCGAAAAGTGTGGTAAACCCATAATATTTGCAATTTCATTGAGACCATCAATTGAAAAGTTAACTTTTTCAGAGTTAGTCTCCATTTTTGAGTGCTTTAGAAATTGCCAATAGCGGCATGTGATACATTTTCAGAAAGCTGAACATCTTGGGCATTGGAATTGCAATAAACATTAAGCGACACGGTAGTGAAATAACGCAACAGGAGAGGAAATATCAAAAggtaatttaaaaattgtcaTAGAGCAACGCCATGACAGTGAACGTTACACGAGTGGTAGTTTCCCGTCGGGTTCCACAATTCGAGGGACCTGATACCGAGCAGTGTTGGTGTTACCTGCAGAAACGTCattacagtgtgtgtgtgaaagcgCAGACCCAAACAAACTCGTTCAAtcgaaaacaaagcaaagtaAGCATCGAAAGAGCAGCAATGGCAGATACAGCGATGGCAGtccccgcagcagcagcagccccagcCGCCGTGGCCAAGACCCCGAAGAAGGCCAAAGCCGCCGCAGGACCGAAGAAGCCGAAGAAGCCCGCGACGCATCCCCCGGTGAACGCGATGATTGTGGCCGCCCTGAAGGCGCTGAAGGAGCGCAACGGCTCGTCCCTGCAGGCCATCAAGAAGTACATGGCAGCCAACTACAAGGTCGACGTGGCCAAGCTCGGACCATTCATCAAGAAGGCGCTGAAGACGGGCGTGACGGGTGGTAAGCTGGTGCAGACGAAGGGAGTAGGAGCGTCCGGATCGTTCAAACTGTCGGCCGAGGCGAAGAAGCCAGTGgtggagaaaaagaagaaggccGCCGTGCAGAAGAAAAGGGCGGCCGCTGCAGgagacaaaaagaagaagccaGCGACGAAGAAGGCGGCTggtgagaagaagaagaaggtagCGAAGAAGGCCGAGGGAGGAGCCGCTGCCAAGAAGCCGAAGCCAGCCGCCGCTAAAGCTAGCGGAGCGAAGAAGACCGTGAAGAAGGCAGCGACAGCAGCACCGAAGCAGAAGGCGACCAAGCCCTCGAAGAAGACGGGAGCGCCCAAGCCAAAGACTCCCAAACCGAAGAAGGCCGCCGCTCCTGCCAAGAAGGCCGCGGCACCCAAGAAGGCCACTGCTGCGAAGAAGTAAGCTGAGCGGATCATCAAAGGGCACGAGGCGGATTGCCCTGGCTATTTCGTAAAACAGTCCTTGTCAGGGCtacaaaatgtatttttaaggATTATTTCCGTGACCATCGTCTGCTAAGATGAAGTTTGCTTGCTCGAAGTGAACCATTCCTTGATCTCGACTCCAATGAAGTTGATAagtttgttttaaacattttgaaaGCGCACATCGCTCGGAACCGACCGACGTGCCAAGTGTACATAGATGAATGATAAGTTAAGTAAACATTTAATATGGTTGAATTAGTGTGTACAATAAAATCTTAAACCTTCTGAAAACTGAAAAGGGCCTTTTATGTGTATAATATTTGATTCGATCAAAGACACTCCGACAAGCCGTATTACAACTTTGACCTATATCAAAATAAGAATAGTGTATTTTAACCTAAAAAACACACGAATATGCAACGCTACAAATGAATGACAATTTCTCATTACATCTTACGCAGTATAGAACTACTCCCTGCGTACCGGATCAATTATTATCAGCTATTTGAAGAGTCTGCTTAAAACAACCGAATTCTGTTAACCAAAATTTTCTGTTTTAGGGTGCCAGTTAAATAACTCGAAAATAATGCTCCAAACATATCCAGAATTCGTTGATGTTTATGAACTAGTCCGACATTGTACATAATTATGATGTATGTAATTATAAGGTGAATATGTCCTATATTTAGTAACACTCTGTAACACTAATAAATGAAATACTCAAAAGAGGGTGCCATCATTTTACTGGTTTCTAGCAACAGCTTTTGTAACTTTTGTCCGTACGTTACACCGTCACCAGTTCTTGTTGGCGATAATCGCACCACATCTTGCAAAATTGTACACATCGTTTCGAAAAATACAGGGCTTTCCTCTGTAGGTCACTTACGCGGGACATTTTGGTGAATCTGCGGGAGTTGTAATCAGAATCGCGAATAATTGGGAgatttaatttataaaatgtAGAATGTCGGATCAATAGTTTTTGGGATCATTATTGAAAGCTTATttgataaacataaaaaaggcaaTGCGAGTACTATCCGATGCAATAGCCACATGGCCGACCGAGATTCCAACTAGTTGAGCGCCCGACGACATTCGCTAGAGAAGTTTTTTTCGGAAtgcattagaaaaaaaaataacacttcGATTTTCAGTTGATTTCATTACACGTATTAATATCTATAGCCGACCAGTAAATGTGTGTCCAGTAAGGTTAATAATAATAGCATGACAATGTCACTATTTatataaaggaaaaaaataataaaaaaaaatcccgatTTTATCTTTACATGACGTTCCCGCTGTAGTAGTGCAGCACGAACAACCAACAGATCTATAAATATTTGTCCGTAATGGAACAGATTTGACCATCGTTGGCCGATGCACACAATAAGTTTCCTCTAGAAATAGTTCTGCGACAAGCCGAACTGGATAAGGGATTAGTTGTTGAATGGTTTGAGTTTCCAAAATCtaagcatttgttttttctaCGTGTTTGTCTATGGGGAGCTAatcttttgcaattttttgaaTGCGACTTTCGTTGCAATACGTAACGCGTTGATGCTTAATTGTACAATATAGATAATACAATTCTAATgtatcagctgctgctgctgatgctgctctctAAACTAAACAAAAGCGAATGGTATTCGTCATGCGTTCGCCGCTATAGCAGCGAACTCACACAACTGCTGCTTTTAAGGtgcacgatgatgatgctttACTGAACTTACAAATTACAGCTACTGTCTGACCCTATTGTTTTGCAGCGATAAAATATACTATAAAGATAAACCATAGGTATTGCAAATTGTTTGCATACTTAATCAatatcgtcatcgtcatccgAGATGGTATACTTCT
This genomic interval from Anopheles merus strain MAF chromosome 3L, AmerM5.1, whole genome shotgun sequence contains the following:
- the LOC121599817 gene encoding uncharacterized protein LOC121599817, with protein sequence MECVRSLWGYASRCFSCQEVSSAQGNEPSERTHLLADPVSNSPAVRRDNETFTQEYPNSVPKKDEQSALAKILQETSENIIDVAAMDTQKLEASEYNDRIKLYSQRLQQQWSNVNHPNQAESSSLLKDIPNPEPVLASVPIAADDLAMIKTMVQKANVAVTEIKVDHTENLVVPFRIP
- the LOC121599816 gene encoding histone H1-like is translated as MADTAMAVPAAAAAPAAVAKTPKKAKAAAGPKKPKKPATHPPVNAMIVAALKALKERNGSSLQAIKKYMAANYKVDVAKLGPFIKKALKTGVTGGKLVQTKGVGASGSFKLSAEAKKPVVEKKKKAAVQKKRAAAAGDKKKKPATKKAAGEKKKKVAKKAEGGAAAKKPKPAAAKASGAKKTVKKAATAAPKQKATKPSKKTGAPKPKTPKPKKAAAPKKATAAKK
- the LOC121598204 gene encoding histone H1-like, whose protein sequence is MADTAMAVPAAAAAPAAVAKTPKKAKAAAGPKKPKKPATHPPVNAMIVAALKALKERNGSSLQAIKKYMAANYKVDVAKLGPFIKKALKTGVTGGKLVQTKGVGASGSFKLSAEAKKPVVEKKKKAAVQKKRAAAAGDKKKKPATKKAAGEKKKKVAKKAEGGAAAKKPKPAAAKASGAKKTVKKAATAAPKQKATKPSKKTGAPKPKTPKPKKAAAPAKKAAAPKKATAAKK